From the genome of Ignavibacteriales bacterium, one region includes:
- a CDS encoding class IV adenylate cyclase, with protein MPLNLELKVQIDSHAKLISLLKKQNAEYKGVLVQKDIYFKVKKGLLKLRLENGTYTMIKYLREEKGKRWSNYELLKLEGKNPEKYLRDFLNVETVVEKKRKFYLYNNTRIHLDVVKGLGKFLELETLLVGDKRDAQIRFNDIVELLGLDLTKQIRSSYKILLQHK; from the coding sequence ATGCCGCTTAATTTGGAATTAAAAGTACAGATAGATTCACACGCAAAGCTTATTTCATTATTGAAAAAACAAAATGCAGAATATAAAGGTGTTCTTGTACAGAAAGATATCTATTTTAAGGTGAAAAAAGGATTGCTCAAATTGCGTTTAGAGAACGGTACTTATACGATGATAAAATATTTACGTGAAGAAAAAGGAAAACGATGGAGTAATTATGAACTTCTTAAATTGGAAGGGAAGAATCCGGAAAAATATTTACGAGATTTTTTAAATGTTGAAACCGTTGTGGAAAAGAAAAGAAAATTCTATTTATACAACAATACAAGAATTCATCTTGATGTTGTAAAAGGATTGGGAAAATTTTTAGAATTGGAAACGTTACTGGTAGGAGATAAACGCGATGCTCAAATAAGATTCAATGATATTGTTGAATTATTAGGATTAGATTTAACTAAACAGATTCGTTCGTCATATAAAATTCTATTGCAGCATAAATGA
- a CDS encoding exodeoxyribonuclease V subunit gamma gives MILTKENIASVDVDSFINQKIESNKIDELLLIVPTNRKARNLKKEIISKIPLRAASGLNIETLGTLSTKILQQIKPFKQLSEAAATVFIKQSAQEIEMRYLSLYKDEIPFGTLDRIKNVISEYKKHGITPDLLRNEAANLKSSEKLKALDIADIYEIFIKKCFALNAYELGDIYSQLNSFTLKEFVAIFHKLFEDVNLIILDGFSEFSNPEIEILSKLSSVGNTKLFLRFDYATNNKSIFSHLDKCYDRLIDLGFIKIEDVEKTTGFRNTLQENLFKNKRPSAKIDETGRITKIAAHNRDNEVELIAKEIKKLIIEHNVEPHNICVAFNLIQEYSSIVKDAFSKYGIPVNLTDRTPLDNSNPITAVVNYLEIVENDFYFKNIFRALSSRFIEIAEVDNSNLYRISSELKIVAGKENWINILNDCISNLKHTGDEFDEVTTKRTSYTKALNDIRSISELLKPFEEKLTISEFQERLNDFIVESKLPLKLLGTEIDEEKNIRAFTDFIETTSEVFGLLKKEYTDGKKFTIDFFMNQIRTACNWARFNVKEKSNYGVQVTTLEEIRGLKFDYLFLGGLCDGDFPTRYQPEIFNSGSFKKQSQTHQIEEHYRFYQSLCGWNKKLFFSYSATDGKRETIVSTFLKEFEELFSISSKDEAGNENTLFSEEELQIFIGKNGIEAAKNILKNGNGAELERISKSLEIENIRNKDPFASSNYTGDLLTGESEPELFAELTERLKAFSSKQYSISQLETYAKCPFKFFVERVLGIKTVDEPTEDIEAIEMGRILHSIFYEFYSTLRDKGIILPGCSDKDYQSAQKLIFQIAEKQLQTTAFKSPLTFYEREKILGINGNELESVLNRFLETERKGDSEFLPKYFEVSFGRLRSDEADQILSDTDPIQIDGIKLRGKIDRIEVNEKISSFNIVDYKLSGTKPSFSDLKNGISLQLPVYLFAASELLAKKMNKEYSPNEIFIYSLKYAIDEFGKKVVKSKGGKDDEIQSVEQLVQKSISHVKNYIELISKGKFNLSQIEDRENKVCRFCEFRTVCRIDNVINN, from the coding sequence ATGATATTAACCAAAGAAAATATTGCATCGGTTGATGTTGATTCATTCATCAATCAGAAAATCGAATCGAATAAAATCGATGAACTTCTTTTGATTGTTCCAACTAACCGGAAAGCACGTAATCTTAAAAAAGAAATAATTTCCAAAATTCCTTTGCGCGCTGCCTCTGGTTTGAATATTGAAACTCTCGGGACACTTTCGACAAAAATTTTACAACAGATCAAGCCATTTAAACAACTGAGTGAAGCTGCTGCAACTGTTTTTATTAAGCAAAGCGCACAAGAAATAGAAATGCGCTATTTGTCTTTATACAAAGATGAAATTCCATTTGGCACTTTGGATAGAATTAAAAACGTAATCTCTGAATACAAAAAACATGGCATTACGCCGGATCTACTTCGTAACGAAGCGGCAAATTTGAAAAGTTCGGAAAAATTAAAGGCGTTAGATATTGCTGATATCTATGAAATTTTCATTAAAAAATGTTTTGCTCTTAACGCATACGAACTCGGCGACATTTATTCACAACTTAACTCGTTCACGTTAAAAGAATTTGTAGCAATATTTCACAAACTCTTTGAAGATGTAAATCTTATAATTCTTGACGGATTTAGTGAATTTTCCAATCCGGAAATTGAAATTCTTTCAAAGCTTTCAAGTGTGGGAAACACAAAGCTATTTCTACGTTTTGATTACGCAACCAACAATAAATCAATTTTTTCTCATTTAGATAAATGTTATGACCGTCTGATCGATTTGGGTTTCATAAAAATTGAAGATGTTGAAAAGACAACCGGTTTTAGAAATACGTTGCAGGAGAATCTATTCAAAAATAAGAGACCGTCGGCAAAGATTGATGAAACTGGACGCATCACAAAAATAGCTGCACACAACCGCGATAATGAAGTGGAACTCATTGCTAAAGAAATTAAAAAATTGATAATAGAACACAATGTAGAACCTCATAATATCTGCGTTGCGTTTAATCTCATCCAGGAGTATTCATCAATTGTAAAAGATGCATTTTCTAAGTATGGAATTCCGGTTAACCTTACCGACCGGACTCCTCTTGATAACTCTAATCCTATTACGGCAGTTGTGAATTACTTAGAGATTGTTGAAAATGATTTTTATTTCAAAAACATTTTCCGCGCATTAAGCAGCAGATTTATCGAAATCGCTGAAGTGGATAATTCAAATCTATACCGGATTTCATCCGAGTTAAAAATTGTTGCCGGTAAGGAAAACTGGATCAATATTTTGAACGATTGTATCTCGAATCTCAAGCATACAGGCGATGAATTTGATGAAGTTACAACAAAACGAACATCTTACACAAAAGCCCTTAATGATATTAGAAGTATTTCGGAATTATTAAAACCATTCGAAGAAAAACTTACGATCTCAGAATTTCAAGAGCGACTGAATGACTTCATAGTGGAATCAAAACTCCCGCTAAAACTTTTAGGAACGGAAATTGACGAGGAGAAAAATATACGGGCTTTTACAGATTTTATAGAAACCACTTCAGAAGTATTCGGCTTATTGAAAAAAGAATATACCGACGGCAAAAAATTCACGATTGATTTCTTTATGAATCAGATAAGGACAGCCTGCAATTGGGCGAGGTTCAATGTAAAAGAAAAATCTAATTACGGAGTTCAGGTAACAACGCTTGAGGAAATTAGGGGATTAAAATTTGATTATCTATTTTTAGGCGGATTATGTGACGGCGATTTTCCAACCAGATATCAGCCGGAAATCTTTAATTCCGGTTCATTTAAAAAGCAGTCACAGACTCATCAAATTGAAGAACATTACCGGTTCTACCAATCGTTGTGCGGATGGAATAAAAAATTATTTTTTTCTTATTCGGCAACCGACGGCAAACGCGAAACAATAGTTTCGACATTTTTAAAAGAATTTGAGGAATTATTTTCAATCTCTTCTAAAGATGAAGCCGGTAATGAAAACACACTCTTTTCTGAAGAAGAGTTACAGATATTTATAGGCAAAAATGGAATTGAAGCCGCAAAAAATATATTGAAAAATGGAAACGGTGCAGAGTTGGAAAGAATTTCTAAATCGCTCGAAATTGAAAATATTAGGAACAAGGATCCTTTTGCAAGCTCTAATTACACGGGTGACCTTTTAACTGGTGAATCTGAACCTGAATTATTTGCCGAGTTAACGGAGCGGTTAAAAGCGTTTTCATCAAAACAATATTCAATCTCGCAACTTGAAACTTATGCCAAGTGTCCTTTCAAATTTTTTGTGGAGCGCGTGCTCGGCATTAAAACCGTTGATGAACCGACAGAAGATATTGAAGCAATTGAAATGGGACGGATACTTCACTCAATATTTTATGAATTTTACTCAACGTTGCGGGATAAAGGAATAATACTTCCGGGCTGTTCAGATAAAGATTATCAATCAGCTCAAAAATTAATTTTTCAAATTGCGGAGAAGCAGTTACAAACAACGGCATTCAAATCGCCTCTTACTTTTTACGAACGGGAAAAAATTCTTGGAATTAATGGAAACGAATTAGAATCAGTATTAAACCGGTTTCTGGAAACCGAGAGAAAAGGCGACAGCGAATTTCTCCCAAAATATTTTGAAGTAAGTTTCGGGCGATTGCGTTCGGATGAAGCCGATCAAATTCTAAGTGATACCGATCCAATTCAAATTGATGGAATAAAACTACGCGGTAAAATAGACCGGATAGAAGTGAACGAAAAAATTAGTTCTTTTAATATTGTTGATTACAAATTGAGCGGTACAAAACCATCCTTTTCAGATCTCAAAAATGGAATTTCGCTGCAACTTCCGGTTTACCTTTTTGCGGCAAGCGAATTGTTAGCAAAAAAAATGAATAAAGAATATTCTCCGAATGAGATATTTATCTATTCATTAAAATATGCAATTGACGAATTCGGTAAGAAAGTTGTGAAATCGAAAGGTGGAAAGGATGATGAGATTCAATCGGTGGAACAACTTGTCCAAAAATCAATTTCTCATGTGAAAAATTACATAGAATTAATCTCCAAAGGAAAATTTAATCTCTCGCAGATAGAAGATAGAGAAAATAAAGTGTGTCGTTTTTGTGAGTTTAGAACAGTTTGCAGAATTGATAATGTGATCAATAATTAA
- the greA gene encoding transcription elongation factor GreA, with product MTNFVYLSKERIRELEKELADMKTKGRKSMAERIAEARSHGDLSENAEYDAAKEEQGLLELRISKMEDLLSRASVIDITNMPKDQAHILSTLTVKNLNNSKTYKYTLVSPEEADIDQGKISITSPVGQSLMGTKVKQVVQAKVPAGLIKFEVLGIE from the coding sequence GTGACAAATTTTGTTTACCTGAGCAAAGAAAGAATTAGAGAGCTCGAAAAAGAATTGGCGGATATGAAAACCAAGGGACGCAAATCCATGGCGGAAAGAATTGCAGAAGCTCGTTCTCATGGCGATCTTTCCGAAAATGCAGAATATGATGCCGCTAAGGAAGAACAAGGTCTTCTTGAGTTAAGAATCAGTAAAATGGAAGACCTCCTTTCAAGAGCATCTGTGATAGATATTACCAATATGCCTAAAGATCAGGCGCATATTCTTTCCACACTTACAGTTAAGAATTTGAACAACTCAAAAACTTATAAATATACTTTAGTTTCCCCCGAAGAAGCGGATATTGATCAAGGGAAAATATCTATTACTTCTCCGGTGGGACAGTCATTAATGGGTACAAAAGTAAAACAAGTGGTTCAAGCAAAAGTACCGGCAGGGCTAATCAAATTTGAAGTGCTCGGTATCGAATAG